Below is a window of Macadamia integrifolia cultivar HAES 741 chromosome 8, SCU_Mint_v3, whole genome shotgun sequence DNA.
TTCATAATATCTGAATTTATTCTGGAAACTTTAAACTTCCAAGTTCTTGGAAGCACATGAACTGTTGTGTTAGATGACGTCACTAATGCCTTGGTAAGACAATTTATTATCTTGTTTTTATCTAGTTAGTTTCTTGCATTTCAATTAGCAGGTGCATtgctgttttgttttctttgggCCTAACAATGGATCTTCTTTGGTTTCGGCTTACATATGCTTCATGTTGGAATTAAGTTTTCTGAGCCCATTAAGTCATCCTTCTATTTTCATTATGGGGAAAAATATCCTGGCTCTTAATGTTTAACTTCACCTTTGCAGGGTGCTGCTATGGAACCACTTAGTATGGCCTCAAAGGTAGTGCCTGAGACTTCAGCACCCAGTCAATCTCCTCCTATCAAGGTATCTTCAATTTTTACCACCAATGAAAATAAGGGAGTTAGTGTTACCAGATCTCATGAGGTTCCTGGAAAATCCAGTACAGATGGGACAACTTCAGCTGTTGGCAAGAGTGGAAGTCTGTCTCTTGATGCTTTAGCAAAAGCTAAGAAAGCTTTGCAGATGCAAAAGGAGTTGTCGGAAAAGCTGAGAAGGATTCCATTGGTAAGTTCAGAAATAAAgcttttttaaatatttcaattttgtaATAAATTTTGTTACTTATCCCCTTCCcaagataagaaaaagaagcttattttttattgttctctttatattgtaatttcttgtaatttggtttcattttaGTGAAACTATCTGCTTCGTTTTATAATCCAAATAACgatttcttctttgtttgtcTAGTTGAATAAAGGTGCAAGCTCAGATGGTAGCCCACATCTTGGATCAACAAACAAGGAGGAACCTAAAGCTCCCTTATCAAGTGCAGTGAGGGACCAACGGGATATCCCGCCTACTTCCACTTCACAGGCAAAATCAAGCATAACAAATGCGTCTACTGCTGCTATGGCTTCTATGAAGCCACCAACCACTGGCTTGACTGCTCTTCCTGGACTTACAACCATACCTAACATTGAAGCTGTAAAACGAGCACAAGAACTTGCTGCAAAGATGGGATTTCACCAGGATCCAGAATTTGCTCCTCTTATAAACATGTTCCCAGGGAGCACTGCGACAGATGTTGCAGTCCAGCAGAAGCCATCGAAAGCCCCTGTTCTCCGTTTGGATGCACTTGGTAGGGAAATCGATGAACATGGAAATGTAATCAATGTGCCTAAACTCACAAATCTCAGCACATTGAAGGTTTGTGCATTCCTTTTCCTGCTTGTTCAGTTGCTTTCTGTTATTTATACTTGTGGTACTTCTGCTCAAATTTCTGTTCATTACTCTACTTGCTAATTTACCATTTACTTAAATTATTCAGGTCAACatcaataaacagaaaaaagaagctTTCCAAATTCTTAAACCTGAACTGGATGTTGATCCAGAATCAAATCCTCATTTTGACCCGGGAATGGGCATCAATAAAACCAAGCTGTTGAGGCCTAAGAGGATGAATTTCCAGTTTGTAGAGGAAGGCAAATGGTCGAAGGATGCAGAAATAATTAGATTCAAGGTATCGAATGTCCCCAGTATGCAAATTTGGCatcttatccttgatttttcTCTAGGTTGATAATCTCTGATGCCTTCCTTATTTGGTCTTATTGAACTTGGTTTTCAGAGTCAATTTGGAGAAGCACAAGCTAAAGAGTTGAAGACAAAGCAAGCACAGCTGGCAAAGGCGAAGGCAGAGCCTGatatcaatccaaatttgattGAGGTATCAGAGAGAGTTGTCAACAAGGAAAAACCGAAGGACCCAATCCCTGAAACTGAGTGGTGGTAAGTTGATCTACCCTTTTCATGGCATGATATGTATTGTTTCCTTAGACAAGGTATTTCTTGCCATGTATAGGTCCATATATTTTAGACCAACCATTACTGAAGACCATCGCAAAAATTTCTCATTCAATTTTGACTTGTTACTTGCACTTGTTTATTCTTGTGCACTGAATTAACCAGGGACATAGCACTTTTGCTTTCTGGAGCCTACGACAACTTGAGTGGAGGCAGCATCACTGAAGACAAACTTAAAATGGATAAGATTACAATTTATGTGGAACATCCTCTTCCTATTGAGCCCCCAGCAGAACATGCTCCACCACCTCCACAGCCCCTGAAGCTTACCAAGAAGGAGCAGAAGAAGTTGCGCACACAGAGGCGCTTAGCAAAGGAAAAAGATAGGCAGGAGATGATAAGGCAAGGTCTGTTAGAACCGCCAAAGCCCAAGGTGAAGATGAGCAATCTCATGAAAGTCCTTGGTTCAGAAGCAACTCAAGATCCCACTAGGCTCGAAATGGAGATACGGAGTGCAGCTGCTGAGCGTGAACAAGCCCATGTTGACAGGAACATTGCACGGAAGCTCACACCAGCAGAGCGCCgtgagaagaaagagaggaagctCTTTGAggatccaaatactctagaGACCATTGTTTCGGTGTATCGGATTAATGACCTGTCACACCCACAGACCCGCTTTAAGGTTGATGTCAATGCACAAGAGAACCGCCTCACTGGCTGTGCTGTCATATCAGATGGCATTAGTGTGGTGGTCGTGGAAGGTGGTAGTAAGCCCATCAAGAGGTATGGGAAGTTGATGCTCAAGCGTATTAATTGGGCTACCGCGGTGGGgaatgacgacgatgatgatgatgaaaatgaGGACAAACCAGTCAACAAGTGTGTGTTAGTGTGGCAGGGCAGTGCTGCTAAACCTAGCTTCAACAGGTTTCTTGTTCACC
It encodes the following:
- the LOC122087135 gene encoding protein RDM16-like isoform X1, which produces MEKTVEKEKSSRKTRDERERDRDRNRDYSKDHHRESDHHRDRERDRDQERERNHKHRTKDSQLRESEERHHTDKYRGEKHSLKDNDTVKDKVSGSRHSKDVRHDDGDRLRSRDYTQDYESKREQSHEQRDGREDNGSLKDRVLGSRHFRDDKHRDGDWHRSREYSQDHELKREQSHMPRDYESKHERSNEPRDGREGSRDRVLHEESNERRLSTSNKRKEREESEEWLDKREKRVRDLDGAKEERREKRQFEDKAVDDSKDLNGIVDDESRERRKVEDGVVEEMRDVTGREERRVRRKFGDRLTEEGMMVVKEEIQPVSVINSENNEAVDELVDNSHATVSSYGSGSIANGAAMEPLSMASKVVPETSAPSQSPPIKVSSIFTTNENKGVSVTRSHEVPGKSSTDGTTSAVGKSGSLSLDALAKAKKALQMQKELSEKLRRIPLLNKGASSDGSPHLGSTNKEEPKAPLSSAVRDQRDIPPTSTSQAKSSITNASTAAMASMKPPTTGLTALPGLTTIPNIEAVKRAQELAAKMGFHQDPEFAPLINMFPGSTATDVAVQQKPSKAPVLRLDALGREIDEHGNVINVPKLTNLSTLKVNINKQKKEAFQILKPELDVDPESNPHFDPGMGINKTKLLRPKRMNFQFVEEGKWSKDAEIIRFKSQFGEAQAKELKTKQAQLAKAKAEPDINPNLIEVSERVVNKEKPKDPIPETEWWDIALLLSGAYDNLSGGSITEDKLKMDKITIYVEHPLPIEPPAEHAPPPPQPLKLTKKEQKKLRTQRRLAKEKDRQEMIRQGLLEPPKPKVKMSNLMKVLGSEATQDPTRLEMEIRSAAAEREQAHVDRNIARKLTPAERREKKERKLFEDPNTLETIVSVYRINDLSHPQTRFKVDVNAQENRLTGCAVISDGISVVVVEGGSKPIKRYGKLMLKRINWATAVGNDDDDDDENEDKPVNKCVLVWQGSAAKPSFNRFLVHQCRTEAAARKLFSDAGVGHYWDLAVNYTDD
- the LOC122087135 gene encoding protein RDM16-like isoform X2 yields the protein MQKELSEKLRRIPLLNKGASSDGSPHLGSTNKEEPKAPLSSAVRDQRDIPPTSTSQAKSSITNASTAAMASMKPPTTGLTALPGLTTIPNIEAVKRAQELAAKMGFHQDPEFAPLINMFPGSTATDVAVQQKPSKAPVLRLDALGREIDEHGNVINVPKLTNLSTLKVNINKQKKEAFQILKPELDVDPESNPHFDPGMGINKTKLLRPKRMNFQFVEEGKWSKDAEIIRFKSQFGEAQAKELKTKQAQLAKAKAEPDINPNLIEVSERVVNKEKPKDPIPETEWWDIALLLSGAYDNLSGGSITEDKLKMDKITIYVEHPLPIEPPAEHAPPPPQPLKLTKKEQKKLRTQRRLAKEKDRQEMIRQGLLEPPKPKVKMSNLMKVLGSEATQDPTRLEMEIRSAAAEREQAHVDRNIARKLTPAERREKKERKLFEDPNTLETIVSVYRINDLSHPQTRFKVDVNAQENRLTGCAVISDGISVVVVEGGSKPIKRYGKLMLKRINWATAVGNDDDDDDENEDKPVNKCVLVWQGSAAKPSFNRFLVHQCRTEAAARKLFSDAGVGHYWDLAVNYTDD